The Celeribacter baekdonensis genomic interval CAAGACAATGCCGCCGAAACGCCCGTTTGAGCATATCCAATTCCTGACGCAGCAAATCCATTTCGGCGCGAATATCATCGGCCAAGCCATCCCCCGCGATCAAGGCAAAAGACCCAAGCACCTGCCCGCTGTCCCGATCCGTGAAAACAAAGGTCTGCACACCGTCACTGATCACTTCTGTGGGTACGGCAAAGCGGAAAAACCAAACTCCGGCGCGGTCCGGGTCCTCAGAGAGCGTGTGCCCCGGCAACGGCTGATCGAGATAGCTCACCTCGATCTCCGGCAACCGTTCAATCGCCTCGGGCACATGCAATTCGCCTTCCCAAATCCCCGCCTGAAGCCGCGTTTTGACCAATGTCACCTTGTCCATCTTGCTCTCCGTCAAAGTTCCGCGCGCGGACGGCGCGACAGGGTCAGGTCCCGCAGGACAATTTGGTTCATTTCGGGGCCTTCAAAGATCAAATCGACCCAAAGTTTTTCAACCCGCTTTTCATTCAGCTTGGTGTAGGCCAAATCAAAATCGACAAAGCCTTCGTCAGAGTGCAAAGGCAATTCCCGCACCAATTGTTCAAGGTTTGGCCCGTGTTTCACATTCAACCGTGCAAAAATTTCGATCGGCTTTTCAAGGTCCACCGAAAAATCCAAGCGTACCAAATGACGCAAACTCAACCCGTGGCAGACCTCATCGGGCATATTGACCGACAGCGACAAAAATGAGCCGTCGAAACGAAACACATCCAAGCGCAATCCAAACGGTGCAAGATCCGACTCCGAACTGTTGCGCATTTGCCGGTAGGTCAATTCCGAAATTTGGCAATCGTGAAACAGCGTCGCCTCAGAACCGATCGACGTTTTCGTCGGCACCGCGGAGACCCCTTGTTGCGCAATCGGACCGCGCCACAATTCAGGTCGATGTGACCAATCGGTATAAAGCGGCAATTGCATCGCATTCGATCCAATCAGCGGCAATGCCAATCGGCCTTCGGCGACAAAAAGGAATTGATCCAATTCCCACCGCAGGCTGCGAGCCTGAGCACGCAGCCACCGCAATGTCGCCACATCAAGTGTCTCCGCAGAACGTGCGCGACGCGCCCAACGCGAAATGGATAGTTTGTTGAAACGCTTTTCAAACAGCTTACCGACCCGACTGCTCATAACCTTAAGAAACCTTTCTGTGGTGCCAGCCTTTGACCATGCCCATAGCTTTGCCAGTGGCTTTGCCCAATTATGGCCGACAAAGGTTTCATCTCAACAAACGCTCGATAAATCCAGCGTTTGGTTCCATTTTGGCAACAATTTCTACCCATTACGTCGGGTTTTTACGCGCCAAAACACCTGCGAACTGTTTCAAGGCGATTTTCAACCCCTCTGAGGACATCGGTGCCTGAGAGAACGGCGTGGCCGTCGCTGTCATCAACCGCCCCCCTGAGACAAAGAAGGCGCGCCAATATTCATCGTCAAGCCCATTGATCATAGGGGCGGAGGTGTCGCGGGCATGCACAAAGACGGTGCCCCCTTCGATCGCACTGCCCAAAAGCGTGACCGTTGCCATGTTCCCAGACCGCGACAGGACGGTGCGGCCTGCGTCGGAGACAAAAAAGGCCTGAACGCCCGCCGCATCAAAAGGCGTGGCATCTGTCAAAGGGCCAGAAACCGACAGGGTCAAAACCGCCGTGCTGGCTTTGCGGCCCAGATTGGAGCCGCCGCTCAGGCCGGTGCAACTGCCCAAAAGGACGAAACTTCCGCCTTGCTCGTCTTTCACCGAACCGGGGTCGATGCAAAATCCCGTCGGCCCGGCCACAGCCAAGCCACTACTGGACAATCGGATTTCTCTTGGCGCGGCTTTTGTTGCGGTCGCAGGTGTCGGCACCGCCATTTGACAGGCCGACAGGGCCAAAGCCAGGCCGAGCACAAAACCGCCCCAAAGCCCCATTTTGAGTCTGTCCATGTGCTGCCTCACCTTTACCAAAACCCCGAAAGCCTCTTCGCGATCGCGCCATAACCGAGCTTGGCATACATGGGATGCCGCCCCGCCTGCAAGCCATCCTTGCCGGGTGTGGCGGCACACTGCCGACTTGCTTTCGGACCACCGCAGGCCGTGCTATCGGTTTGGCCAAGACAACCCGCCGCACATAGAAAGAACGCCATGATCCCGCCCCGCCCTCATCCCTATGATGCGATCCTGCGGTCTGCGGCGCGGTGCCCCGAGCTTTGGCGTATAGCAGTTCAGATCTTGGCTGCTTTGGCGCTTGGGGCTTTGGTCACACCTTTGCTCTATGCGCTGATCGGGCGCATGGCCCCCGCGTTGATGCCGATTAGCTTTGGCCCGAACGGGGTTGTCATCGGGGCCACGCCCGGTGGGATGTTTGTGTTGCTCTCGGGCTATGGCGTGCTTTTGGTCGGCAGTGTGATTTTGGCACGTCGGTTGCACAGGCGCAGCCTGCGCGAGATCACCGGACCGGCGAACGTGATGCGCAGGCAATTTTTCGCAACCCTCAAATGGATCGCACTCCTGAGCTTTGTCACCATGTTGCTGCCATGGGACAATCCTGAGTCTGAGCTGTCTGAAAATCTAGGCCTTGGCCTGTGGTTGTTTTGGATGCCCTTCGCGCTTTTGGGTCTGATGATCCAAATCACCGCCGAAGAGGTGTTTTTTCGTGGCTATTTGCAAAGCCAACTGATCGCCTCGACCAAATCCTATACGCTGGGTGTGCTGGCCTCCTCCGTCTTGTTCGGACTGGGCCATCTCAGCGGTGCGGCCGAGGGCGCGGCGGCGATCTTCCCCGTTGTCTGGGCGATACTGTTCGGGCTTGTCGCGGGCGATCTGACCGCGCGCTCGGGCACAATCGGTCCGGCCTGTGCGCTTCACCTGATGAACAACGCCACCGCCATGTTGATTGCACCGCAACAAGATATGATGTCTGGCTTTGGTCGCATGGTCCAAACGCTTAATCTCACCGACGCCTATAGCGACCCAAAAGTGATCGTCTTTCAAACGCTGCTTTTGTTGGCAACTTGGCTGACCGCAAGGCTTGCGATCAGGCGCTGATTGCAATTCTTCTCTCATGGCCTTATCTGAGGGCCAGTAACGTTACGTCCAAAGGCTCCCCGTATGAACTGGATTTCCAACTACGTCCGTCCAAAGATCAATTCGCTGTTTTCCAAACACGATACCCCGGACAACCTTTGGACCAAATGTCCTGAATGCAACACCATGCTGTTCCATCGCGAATTGGCAGACAATCTCAATGTCTGCACCAATTGCGATCACCACATGCATATCACGCCGCGCGCGCGCTTTTCGGCGCTGTTTGATGGCGGGGTGTTTTCTGAGATCAAGGTTCCCGAACCGATTGAAGACCCTTTGAAATTCCGCGACCAAAAACGCTATCCCGAGCGGATGAAAGCGGCACAGCGTTCCACTGGCGAAAAAGAAGCCATGTTGGTGGCTGAGGGCGAGATGGGCCGCACGCCGATCGTGGCCGCGGCACAGGATTTCTCGTTCATGGCTGGCTCCATGGGCATGTATGTCGGCAATGCGTTCATCGCCGGTGTTGAGCGCGCCATCGCACTCAAACGCCCGTTTGTGATGTTCTCCGCCGCAGGCGGTGCCCGGATGCAGGAGGGGATTCTCTCCCTCATGCAAATGCCGCGCACCACCGTGGCCGTCGAGATGCTCAAAGAGGCGGGTCTGCCCTATATTGTTGTGCTCACCCATCCGACCACCGGCGGTGTCACCGCCTCCTACGCCATGCTGGGTGACGTGCAAATCGCTGAACCCAATGCGCTGATCTGTTTCGCGGGTCCGCGCGTGATCGAACAAACGATTCGTGAAAAACTACCCGAGGGCTTCCAGCGCGCCGAATATCTTTTGGATCACGGGATGTTGGATCGGGTGACCCACCGAGGTCAGATGAAATCCGAATTGGTCACGATCCTACGCATGTTGGGACAAATGACCCCGGCCGTTGCGGGGGATCTTCCGGCACCGGCTCCCGAGGTCAAACCTCTTGAGGCCGCAAAGCCCCAAACGCCCCCCGCCAAGGACGCGCAAAAGTGACATCCCCCTCGTCGGACATCATCCTTGATCGGTTGATGTCACTTCACCCCAAGATCATTGATCTTGTTCTGGATCGTGTCTGGCGTTTGCTGGACGCTTTGGATCACCCCGAACGCGATCTGCCCCCGGTGATCCACATTGCCGGCACCAACGGCAAAGGATCAACCCAAGCGATGATCCGCGCCGGGCTTGAGGCCGCTGGAAAATCGGTGCACGCCTATACCTCGCCACATCTGGCGCGGTTTCACGAACGCATTCGTTTGGCGGGCACGTTTATTTCCGAACCCGCGCTGATGCAGGTGTTGGAAGAATGTGAAATCGCCAATGGCGGCGCGCCGATCACCTATTTCGAAATCACCACCGTTGCGGGCATCCTCGCCATGGCGCGCACGCCTGCCGATTATACCTTGCTTGAGGTCGGCCTTGGCGGGCGGCTGGATGCGACCAATGTGGTCGAGTCCCCGACCCTAAGCATCATCACCCCGATCTCGATTGATCACACCCAATATCTGGGCGAAACTCTGGCCGAAATTGCGGCGGAAAAAGCCGGGATTATCAAACGCGGTGTGCCCTGTATCGTCGGCCCGCAACCCGACGAGGCGATGGAGGTCATCGAGGCCCGCGCCGCCCGTATGGGCGCACCGCTTATGGCCTATGGTCAACACTGGCATGTATGGGAAGAACGCGGTCGCTTGATTTATCAGGACGAACACGGGCTGCGCGACCTGCCGTTGCCGCGTCTGATCGGCCATCACCAAATCATCAACGCAGGCGCGGCCATTGCCGCCCTGCGTCAACTTGGCGTTGACGATACCGCCCTTGAGGCTGCTTTGACCGACGCCTATTGGCCCGCCCGTATGCAACGCCTTGCTACCGGGCCCTTGACCGATGCTGCCCCGAAGGCCGAGCTTTGGCTCGACGGCGGGCACAACCCCGCCGCGGGGATCGCCTTGGCCGAGGCTCTGGACCGTTTGCCAAGACGTCCAACGTATATGGTCTGCGGCATGCTGAACACCAAAGACGTGGGCGGATACCTCAAACCGCTCGCGCGCCATGCCGAGCGGCTTTATGCCGTGTCGATCCCCGACGCCCAAGCCACCCTGCCCGCCTCGGCCACCGCCGAAACCGCCCGCGAGGATGGCATGGACGCCGTTGAATCCGAGAGTGTTTTGACCGCAGTGCAAGAGATCGTCAGCGCCGCCCCCGAGGCACGTATTCTGATCTGTGGCTCGCTCTATCTCGCTGGGCACATCCTGCAAGACAACGCGTGATCTGAACAGTCTCTGTGCGCTCGCGCATGTAGGCGCACAGGTGATTTGGCTGTATCTGTGCGTCAAGCACAGGAGATGCATCATGTCTTTGGAATTCGGAATCGACACGTTTGGCGATGTCACTTGGGACGCTCAGGGCCGCGATCTGTCGCATGGCCAGGTGATCCGCAACGTCATTGAAGAGGCAAAACTGGCCGATGCGGTTGGCCTCGACATTTTCGGTCTGGGCGAACATCACCGCGACGATTTTGCGGTCTCCGCCCCGGACACGATTTTGGCCGCCATCGCCGCTGTGACCTCAAAGATCAAACTGACCTCTGCGGTCACCGTGTTGTCCTCTGACGATCCGATCCGGGTGTTTCAGCGATTTTCCACGATCCAAGCCATCTCAAATGGTCGCGCCGAAGTCACGCTTGGGCGCGGATCATTTACCGAATCTTTCCCGCTCTTTGGTTTTGATCTCTCAGATTATGAGATGTTGTTTGAGGAAAAATTTGAGATTTTTTCCAAACTGACCAGCGCGGAGAAAATCAGTTGGTCGGGACGCCATCGCACCCCGTTGAAATCTCAAGCGGTTTATCCGCGCCCTGAAAAACCAATCCCGGTTTGGGTCGGCGTCGGCGGAACGCCCGAATCCGTGGTGCGCGCCGCCACCAATAACATGTCGATGTCTTTGGCCATCATCGGCGGTCCGCCCGCCCGTTTTGCGCCTTATGCCGGCTTGTACCGAGACGTGCGCGAAAAAATGGATGCGGCAACCTTGCCCATTGGCTGTCATTCGCCGGGCCATATTGCCGCCACGGACCAAGAGGCGCGGGATCGGTTTTTTGACGGCTACCGCGTGATGCACCAACGCATTGGGCGCACACGCGGCTGGCCGCCGCTGACCCGGGACGCATTTGAGCACGAGGTCGAAAATGGCGCGCTTTACGTTGGCTCGCCCGACACGGTGGCGCGCAAAATCGCCGCCACGGTTCAGGCGCTCGATGTGCAGCGGTTTGATTTGAAATATTCCGCTGGGCCGGTCAGCCATGAGGTGCTGATGGACAACATTCGGCTTTATGGCGAAGAGGTTGTGCCACGGGTGCGCGCGATTTTGGGCCTCA includes:
- the accD gene encoding acetyl-CoA carboxylase, carboxyltransferase subunit beta encodes the protein MNWISNYVRPKINSLFSKHDTPDNLWTKCPECNTMLFHRELADNLNVCTNCDHHMHITPRARFSALFDGGVFSEIKVPEPIEDPLKFRDQKRYPERMKAAQRSTGEKEAMLVAEGEMGRTPIVAAAQDFSFMAGSMGMYVGNAFIAGVERAIALKRPFVMFSAAGGARMQEGILSLMQMPRTTVAVEMLKEAGLPYIVVLTHPTTGGVTASYAMLGDVQIAEPNALICFAGPRVIEQTIREKLPEGFQRAEYLLDHGMLDRVTHRGQMKSELVTILRMLGQMTPAVAGDLPAPAPEVKPLEAAKPQTPPAKDAQK
- a CDS encoding LLM class flavin-dependent oxidoreductase — its product is MSLEFGIDTFGDVTWDAQGRDLSHGQVIRNVIEEAKLADAVGLDIFGLGEHHRDDFAVSAPDTILAAIAAVTSKIKLTSAVTVLSSDDPIRVFQRFSTIQAISNGRAEVTLGRGSFTESFPLFGFDLSDYEMLFEEKFEIFSKLTSAEKISWSGRHRTPLKSQAVYPRPEKPIPVWVGVGGTPESVVRAATNNMSMSLAIIGGPPARFAPYAGLYRDVREKMDAATLPIGCHSPGHIAATDQEARDRFFDGYRVMHQRIGRTRGWPPLTRDAFEHEVENGALYVGSPDTVARKIAATVQALDVQRFDLKYSAGPVSHEVLMDNIRLYGEEVVPRVRAILGLTT
- a CDS encoding DUF6478 family protein encodes the protein MSSRVGKLFEKRFNKLSISRWARRARSAETLDVATLRWLRAQARSLRWELDQFLFVAEGRLALPLIGSNAMQLPLYTDWSHRPELWRGPIAQQGVSAVPTKTSIGSEATLFHDCQISELTYRQMRNSSESDLAPFGLRLDVFRFDGSFLSLSVNMPDEVCHGLSLRHLVRLDFSVDLEKPIEIFARLNVKHGPNLEQLVRELPLHSDEGFVDFDLAYTKLNEKRVEKLWVDLIFEGPEMNQIVLRDLTLSRRPRAEL
- a CDS encoding bifunctional folylpolyglutamate synthase/dihydrofolate synthase, whose protein sequence is MTSPSSDIILDRLMSLHPKIIDLVLDRVWRLLDALDHPERDLPPVIHIAGTNGKGSTQAMIRAGLEAAGKSVHAYTSPHLARFHERIRLAGTFISEPALMQVLEECEIANGGAPITYFEITTVAGILAMARTPADYTLLEVGLGGRLDATNVVESPTLSIITPISIDHTQYLGETLAEIAAEKAGIIKRGVPCIVGPQPDEAMEVIEARAARMGAPLMAYGQHWHVWEERGRLIYQDEHGLRDLPLPRLIGHHQIINAGAAIAALRQLGVDDTALEAALTDAYWPARMQRLATGPLTDAAPKAELWLDGGHNPAAGIALAEALDRLPRRPTYMVCGMLNTKDVGGYLKPLARHAERLYAVSIPDAQATLPASATAETAREDGMDAVESESVLTAVQEIVSAAPEARILICGSLYLAGHILQDNA
- a CDS encoding CPBP family intramembrane glutamic endopeptidase; translation: MIPPRPHPYDAILRSAARCPELWRIAVQILAALALGALVTPLLYALIGRMAPALMPISFGPNGVVIGATPGGMFVLLSGYGVLLVGSVILARRLHRRSLREITGPANVMRRQFFATLKWIALLSFVTMLLPWDNPESELSENLGLGLWLFWMPFALLGLMIQITAEEVFFRGYLQSQLIASTKSYTLGVLASSVLFGLGHLSGAAEGAAAIFPVVWAILFGLVAGDLTARSGTIGPACALHLMNNATAMLIAPQQDMMSGFGRMVQTLNLTDAYSDPKVIVFQTLLLLATWLTARLAIRR